A genomic region of Amphiura filiformis chromosome 6, Afil_fr2py, whole genome shotgun sequence contains the following coding sequences:
- the LOC140154665 gene encoding melatonin receptor type 1B-like — MDWKGDVSNQTLAPSSEWTWAEMFTTADAEKEVDNNDLVDILYAVSMFIMGFTGILGNFMVIGAVFVHKKLRVVSNAFIVNLAVADLMICFIADTFGIVGIYTNGKIFKDNPIFCDFLGCICVTSCCCSLWSITAIALNRYICICHRLMYPVVYNKHTVPFMIAGLWILSFMIDVPALAGWGEHSYTEDILYCTYDFMSHYGYSVFLMIWQFGIPVILLTYSYIRILLFSRSIKKALRKMQESDLPPSGSSNIAITDLRLLRSVLVIWIVFCSLWSPYAALLLLRDVTNLPRSFFVFATGFAHLSSSTNSVIYGLTHQNFREGYLILLRKLKVCGTKKKPKTFRATSTPQKLSISQNMSMTRQTSLRSSQLQKTTPEIEIGNIDPVVEDQSDINSESNYTQSGAYIIYCRHNLNDIHDNGQSLFTQLNF, encoded by the coding sequence ATGGATTGGAAAGGGGACGTTTCAAATCAAACCCTTGCGCCATCCTCAGAATGGACATGGGCCGAAATGTTCACAACCGCCGATGCGGAGAAGGAAGTTGATAACAACGATCTTGTTGATATCCTATACGCTGTGTCTATGTTTATCATGGGTTTTACCGGAATTCTGGGCAACTTTATGGTTATTGGAGCCGTTTTCGTTCACAAGAAACTTCGCGTGGTAAGCAATGCCTTCATCGTCAACTTAGCCGTCGCAGATTTGATGATATGTTTCATCGCTGATACTTTTGGAATCGTTGGTATTTATACCAATGGTAAAATTTTCAAAGATAACCCGATTTTCTGTGATTTTCTCGGTTGCATCTGCGTTACATCATGCTGTTGCTCATTGTGGAGTATCACAGCAATAGCTCTTAATCGGTACATATGTATCTGTCATCGACTTATGTATCCAGTAGTATATAATAAACACACGGTACCATTCATGATAGCTGGTTTATGGATTCTAAGTTTTATGATTGATGTTCCCGCGTTAGCAGGCTGGGGAGAGCATAGCTACACCGAAGATATCTTGTACTGTACCTACGACTTCATGTCACACTATGGATATTCAGTATTTCTTATGATTTGGCAATTTGGTATTCCTGTAATACTTTTGACTTACTCTTACATCAGAATATTACTGTTTTCAAGATCTATCAAGAAGGCCCTTCGTAAGATGCAAGAATCTGATCTGCCGCCATCTGGTAGCAGCAACATTGCCATCACAGATCTTCGTCTGTTGCGATCTGTTCTCGTCATCTGGATTGTGTTCTGCTCTCTTTGGTCCCCATATGCAGCTCTCCTTCTACTTCGCGATGTCACAAACCTACCACGAAGCTTCTTTGTATTTGCTACAGGATTCGCGCATCTCAGCAGCAGTACAAATAGCGTTATCTATGGTCTTACTCATCAGAACTTTCGTGAAGGTTACTTGATACTCCTCAGGAAACTTAAGGTATGCGGTACTAAGAAGAAACCCAAGACTTTCCGTGCAACATCAACACCACAAAAGTTATCGATTTCTCAGAATATGAGTATGACTCGCCAAACATCTCTACGATCATCGCAACTGCAAAAAACAACTCCAGAAATAGAGATTGGTAACATTGATCCTGTGGTTGAAGATCAATCTGACATCAACTCAGAAAGCAATTATACTCAATCAGGAGCGTACATAATTTATTGCCGCCACAATTTGAATGATATTCATGATAATGGGCAATCGCTTTTCACCCAGCTTAACTTTTGA